A stretch of the uncultured Trichococcus sp. genome encodes the following:
- a CDS encoding sugar ABC transporter permease, with translation MAKAKKTTGYKAQRRYSLAAVYAILAVLSVVWLFPIVWIVLTSFRAEGGAFVPYIIPKSFTLDNYRILLQNTTGNYPFVRWFLNTLFVSVISCILSTFITIAMAYALSRLRFKMRKPFLKVALVLNMFPGFMSMIAVYYILKALNLTESLLALILVYSAGSALGFYIAKGFFDTIPMALDESAMIDGANKWEIFTKITLPLSKPIIVYTSLLAFMGPWMDFIFAKIIMGDNIPNYTIAIGLFTMMTRTTANSLFMAFTAGCVLIAIPITILFIFMQRFYVEGVTSGSVKG, from the coding sequence ATGGCAAAAGCAAAGAAAACAACAGGATACAAAGCGCAGCGGCGCTATTCGCTGGCTGCAGTCTACGCCATCCTGGCTGTCCTGTCGGTCGTTTGGTTGTTCCCGATTGTGTGGATCGTTCTGACCAGCTTCCGGGCAGAAGGCGGGGCGTTCGTTCCGTACATCATTCCAAAATCATTCACTTTGGATAACTACAGGATCCTTCTGCAGAACACAACCGGAAATTATCCGTTTGTGCGCTGGTTCCTGAATACGTTGTTTGTTTCCGTAATCAGTTGCATCCTGTCGACTTTCATCACAATCGCAATGGCGTACGCACTGTCGCGCCTGCGCTTCAAGATGCGGAAACCGTTCCTGAAAGTCGCGTTGGTCCTGAACATGTTCCCCGGATTCATGAGCATGATCGCCGTGTACTACATCCTGAAAGCCCTGAACCTGACCGAAAGCCTGCTTGCTTTGATTCTGGTCTATTCCGCCGGCTCCGCGCTGGGATTCTACATCGCCAAAGGATTCTTCGATACGATCCCGATGGCATTGGATGAATCGGCCATGATCGACGGTGCCAACAAGTGGGAGATCTTCACAAAAATCACACTGCCGTTGTCCAAACCGATCATCGTGTACACGTCCTTGCTGGCTTTCATGGGACCATGGATGGACTTCATCTTCGCAAAAATCATCATGGGCGACAACATCCCGAACTACACGATCGCGATCGGGCTGTTCACGATGATGACCCGCACAACCGCGAACTCGCTGTTCATGGCGTTCACCGCGGGCTGTGTACTGATCGCCATCCCGATCACGATCCTGTTCATCTTCATGCAACGCTTCTACGTGGAAGGCGTGACTTCCGGATCGGTCAAAGGATAA
- a CDS encoding sugar ABC transporter permease, translating to MFKKKSYGQQMTFRELFKEGDVATKLSFVVMGAANLANKQYLKGLIFLFSQIAFFYWLIRNGLRALSMLATLGTQSQGLVFDERLGIEVLQEGDNSMLLLLFGIAAIVICLLLVGLYVINLKSARNIHELKKAGKKIPSTMDDLASLLNERFHATLMTIPLLGVLLFTVLPLLYMISIAFTNYDHTHLPPKNLFTWVGLVNFSNVISGNMADTFFPVLGWTLIWATLATVTCFFFGILLALLINTKGLKFKGVWRTIFVITMAVPQFISLLVMRNLLNGAGPINATLLSLGLIDSAIPFLTDPIWAKITVIVVNMWIGIPATMLVSTGIIQNLPTDQIEAARIDGANKLQIFRNITFPQILFVMMPALIQQFIGNINNFNVIFLLTGGGPSNSDFYGAGSTDLLVTWLYNLTVNTMDYNLASVIGILIFILSAAFSLLAYTRTNSFKEG from the coding sequence ATGTTCAAGAAAAAAAGTTACGGCCAGCAGATGACCTTTCGGGAGTTGTTCAAAGAAGGGGATGTCGCAACAAAACTTTCCTTTGTTGTCATGGGAGCTGCCAATCTTGCCAATAAACAATACCTAAAAGGTTTGATTTTCCTGTTTTCGCAGATCGCCTTCTTCTATTGGCTGATCCGCAACGGACTGCGGGCGCTGTCCATGTTGGCGACGTTGGGTACCCAATCGCAAGGGCTCGTTTTTGACGAACGCCTAGGGATTGAAGTGCTGCAAGAGGGCGACAACTCGATGTTACTGCTATTATTCGGGATTGCTGCCATTGTGATTTGTTTGCTCCTTGTTGGTTTGTACGTCATCAATCTGAAAAGCGCAAGGAATATCCATGAACTGAAGAAAGCAGGCAAAAAAATCCCGAGCACGATGGATGATTTGGCGAGTTTGTTGAATGAACGATTCCATGCCACCTTGATGACGATTCCGTTGTTGGGCGTACTTTTGTTCACGGTCCTGCCACTACTCTACATGATTTCGATCGCCTTCACGAACTATGACCACACGCATCTGCCGCCGAAAAATCTCTTCACTTGGGTCGGCCTGGTGAACTTCAGCAACGTCATTTCCGGGAATATGGCAGACACCTTCTTCCCGGTCTTAGGCTGGACGCTGATCTGGGCTACACTGGCAACAGTCACTTGCTTTTTCTTTGGCATCCTGCTGGCGCTTTTGATCAATACTAAAGGCCTGAAATTCAAAGGCGTTTGGCGCACAATTTTCGTCATCACGATGGCAGTGCCGCAGTTCATCTCGCTGTTGGTGATGCGTAATCTCTTGAATGGCGCGGGTCCCATCAACGCAACGCTGTTGAGCCTGGGCCTGATCGACTCCGCCATTCCGTTTCTGACGGATCCGATTTGGGCAAAAATTACCGTCATCGTCGTCAATATGTGGATCGGGATTCCGGCAACGATGCTCGTTTCGACGGGTATCATCCAAAACCTGCCGACCGACCAGATCGAGGCGGCCAGGATCGATGGCGCCAACAAGCTGCAGATTTTCAGGAACATCACTTTCCCGCAAATTTTGTTCGTCATGATGCCGGCTCTGATCCAACAATTCATCGGCAACATCAACAACTTCAACGTCATTTTCCTTTTGACCGGCGGCGGCCCATCGAATTCTGATTTCTACGGAGCAGGTTCGACGGACTTGCTGGTCACCTGGCTGTACAACTTGACCGTCAACACGATGGACTACAACTTGGCTTCCGTCATCGGTATCCTGATCTTCATCCTGTCCGCAGCGTTCAGTCTGCTGGCTTACACAAGAACGAATTCATTCAAGGAGGGCTAA
- a CDS encoding extracellular solute-binding protein codes for MKTNWKRYFGSGLILGASAMVLAACGGANDTSDAGSAENTSGEVVVEGDIKLWVDTDHVEVFKGIVADFEEEFPEVTVEVAAGSSADAKKDVSKDPKAAADVFMMPHDQVGQMAEAGLLYPNTKYADEVKANNVESAVEGVTWNDELYGYPYGVESQVLYYNKAKLTEDDVKSWTTLSEKGKIGTNFAEAGANYIFGPLFMSNGLYLYGETGEDPSGTNFNDEKGAEVLAWIAAQKNNPGVIQSGAEALANLEAGVSDAFLSGPWSKNDVIKALGENMGVAAYPTVDFGSGEVQMKAFLGVKLFAVNQQTEAPLASMALANYLSNETSQMTEFQEMGVIPSNKVVQANAEVQEDVVAKAVMEMSQSTHSVVMPKVPEIVSFWPAMDAIINDAYKGNITADEYMSKLDKLVEDTSKVTEE; via the coding sequence GTGAAGACGAATTGGAAAAGATATTTTGGAAGCGGTTTAATATTAGGGGCATCCGCAATGGTCTTAGCGGCATGCGGAGGTGCAAACGATACAAGCGACGCTGGATCGGCTGAAAACACATCCGGCGAAGTCGTGGTCGAAGGCGACATCAAATTATGGGTGGACACGGACCACGTGGAAGTCTTCAAAGGAATCGTGGCGGACTTCGAAGAAGAATTCCCGGAAGTCACGGTTGAAGTGGCGGCAGGAAGTTCTGCGGACGCAAAAAAAGATGTCTCGAAAGATCCGAAAGCTGCTGCAGATGTTTTCATGATGCCGCACGACCAAGTCGGTCAAATGGCTGAAGCGGGTCTATTGTACCCGAATACAAAATACGCGGATGAAGTAAAAGCAAACAACGTGGAGTCGGCTGTCGAAGGCGTAACCTGGAACGATGAGCTTTACGGCTACCCATACGGCGTTGAATCACAAGTTCTCTACTATAACAAAGCGAAATTGACTGAAGATGATGTGAAGAGCTGGACGACGTTGTCTGAAAAAGGCAAAATCGGCACAAACTTTGCTGAAGCCGGAGCCAACTATATCTTCGGACCGCTGTTCATGAGTAACGGCCTGTACTTGTACGGCGAAACCGGCGAAGATCCAAGCGGAACCAATTTCAACGACGAAAAAGGTGCTGAAGTGCTTGCGTGGATCGCAGCTCAAAAGAACAATCCAGGCGTGATCCAATCCGGAGCTGAAGCTTTGGCCAATTTGGAAGCAGGCGTTTCCGACGCATTCCTTTCCGGTCCTTGGTCGAAAAATGACGTCATCAAAGCCTTGGGCGAGAACATGGGCGTTGCGGCTTACCCGACAGTCGATTTCGGCAGCGGCGAAGTGCAGATGAAAGCTTTCTTGGGCGTCAAATTGTTTGCGGTAAACCAACAGACAGAGGCGCCTTTGGCATCCATGGCTTTGGCGAACTACCTGTCCAACGAAACTTCCCAAATGACTGAATTCCAGGAAATGGGCGTTATCCCATCGAACAAAGTCGTTCAGGCAAATGCGGAAGTGCAAGAAGATGTCGTGGCGAAAGCGGTCATGGAAATGTCCCAATCCACTCATTCAGTCGTCATGCCTAAAGTTCCGGAAATCGTCTCCTTCTGGCCAGCGATGGATGCCATCATCAATGATGCCTACAAAGGCAACATCACCGCAGACGAATACATGAGTAAACTGGATAAATTGGTCGAAGACACATCCAAAGTAACCGAAGAATAA
- a CDS encoding glycoside hydrolase family 13 protein produces MNTSALYHRPESEFAYLYDQETMHIRLRTARGDIREMGLLYGDPYFLDKEEWFRKPLQMIKTLSTDLYDYWFVQVNAPLKRLSYAFALKGHDGISVFYGDHGVYPLEEEYLRMPNNYFRMPFFHEADRFKTPEWVKETVWYQIFPERFANGDPSNDPEGTLAWGSADPSRENFFGGDLQGVIDHLDYLEDLGINGIYFCPIFEASSNHKYDTIDYLKIDPAFGDAETFKKLVDECHKRGIKIMLDAVFNHIGDSSPQWQDVLEHGEDSQYVDWFHINEFPASYKRGENFEDAYDITYDVFAANPHMPKLNTANPEVQDYLLNIARYWIEAFDIDAWRLDVANEVDHAFWKKFRIVCDEAKKDFYILGEIWHSSQNWLQGDEFHAVMNYAFTDAIMGYFVKNELSLSKMVSEMNNQLMLYRDQTNQMQFNILDSHDTPRLLTEANEDKDIMKQAMAFTYIQPGVPCLYYGDEIGLTGGMDPDCRKCMVWEEEKQDRDLHRFVKELNGIRKEQQKILSEGTVYWRQVSEESGVIIFERMLGGELIRGAFNTGEHSARVELIGEALFSNLADVSDGAVELARKGFVLMKE; encoded by the coding sequence ATGAACACTTCCGCGCTTTACCATCGCCCCGAAAGCGAATTCGCCTATTTATATGACCAAGAAACGATGCACATCCGTCTGCGTACCGCCCGCGGAGACATAAGGGAGATGGGGCTGCTTTACGGAGATCCCTATTTTTTGGACAAAGAGGAGTGGTTCCGCAAACCACTGCAGATGATCAAAACACTTTCCACTGATCTTTATGATTACTGGTTTGTGCAAGTGAACGCCCCACTGAAACGCTTATCCTACGCCTTCGCTTTAAAAGGCCATGACGGCATTTCCGTCTTTTATGGCGATCACGGGGTATATCCACTGGAAGAAGAGTATTTGCGGATGCCGAACAATTACTTCCGGATGCCCTTCTTCCATGAGGCCGACCGCTTCAAAACGCCGGAATGGGTCAAAGAAACTGTCTGGTATCAGATTTTCCCGGAACGTTTTGCCAACGGGGATCCGAGCAATGATCCGGAAGGCACGCTGGCCTGGGGTTCGGCAGATCCAAGCCGAGAGAACTTCTTCGGCGGCGACCTGCAGGGAGTCATCGATCACCTCGATTATTTGGAGGACCTGGGTATCAACGGAATCTATTTCTGCCCGATTTTTGAAGCTTCTTCCAACCATAAGTACGATACGATTGATTACCTGAAGATCGACCCGGCTTTCGGCGACGCCGAAACTTTCAAAAAACTCGTGGACGAATGCCACAAGCGCGGCATAAAAATCATGCTGGATGCCGTCTTCAACCATATCGGCGATTCTTCCCCGCAATGGCAGGACGTGCTTGAGCATGGCGAAGATTCGCAATATGTCGATTGGTTCCACATCAACGAGTTTCCCGCTTCCTACAAGCGCGGCGAAAATTTTGAGGACGCCTATGACATCACCTATGATGTTTTTGCAGCCAACCCGCATATGCCGAAGCTGAACACGGCCAATCCGGAAGTGCAGGATTATCTGCTGAACATCGCCCGTTATTGGATCGAAGCCTTCGATATCGACGCTTGGCGTTTGGATGTCGCGAACGAAGTCGACCACGCTTTCTGGAAAAAATTCCGCATCGTCTGCGATGAGGCCAAAAAAGATTTCTACATCCTCGGCGAAATTTGGCATTCTTCCCAAAACTGGCTGCAGGGCGACGAATTCCATGCCGTCATGAACTACGCCTTCACTGATGCGATCATGGGCTATTTCGTGAAGAATGAATTATCATTGAGTAAAATGGTGTCGGAAATGAACAACCAGCTGATGCTCTATCGCGATCAGACGAACCAGATGCAATTCAACATTTTGGACTCGCATGATACGCCGCGCCTGTTGACGGAAGCCAACGAGGACAAGGACATCATGAAACAAGCGATGGCCTTCACCTACATCCAGCCCGGCGTCCCTTGCCTGTACTACGGGGATGAAATCGGCTTGACCGGTGGGATGGACCCGGATTGCCGCAAGTGCATGGTCTGGGAAGAAGAAAAGCAGGACCGTGATCTGCATCGATTCGTGAAAGAACTGAACGGCATCCGCAAAGAGCAGCAAAAAATCCTTTCGGAAGGGACCGTCTATTGGCGCCAAGTATCCGAGGAATCCGGCGTGATCATTTTTGAGCGCATGCTGGGCGGCGAGCTCATCCGCGGCGCCTTCAATACCGGCGAACACTCCGCTCGGGTCGAACTGATCGGGGAGGCTTTGTTCTCGAACCTTGCGGACGTATCGGACGGGGCGGTCGAATTGGCGCGCAAAGGTTTTGTGTTGATGAAAGAATAA
- a CDS encoding alpha-glucosidase, whose product MEKHWWQEVVVYQIYPRSFKDSNADGIGDIAGMTEKLDYLEKLGIGAIWISPVYQSPNDDNGYDISDYEAILDEFGTMEEMEHFITEADKRNIRVVMDLVVNHTSDEHAWFVEAKKGKDNPYRDYYVWADPATDGGVPNGLGSAFSGPAWEWDAASGQYYLHLFSKKQPDLNWQNKAMRQEIYAMMNRWIAKGIGGFRMDVIDLIGKIPEKGITGNGPQLHEFLQEMHDATFGAHDLLTVGETWGATPEIAKLYSAPERNELSMVFQFEHIGLDQKPDGEKWDLQPMRVAELKRILAKWQTELGQDGWNSLFWNNHDLPRMLSRWGNDQEYRSESAKMLAILLHMMKGTPYIYQGEEIGMTNTPITDIAEARDIETLNMYNERLAKGYSEADILASINAKGRDNARRPMQWDASSQGGFTTGTPWIAVNGNYPAINAEAALADPDSIFYTYQKLIRLRKEHPILVWGDFELVDTVDEVISYYREYEGERWLVVANFSDAAQPFSVEDEIVEVIIQNNGDEITSFKDLQLKPWQAFVVKVAA is encoded by the coding sequence ATGGAAAAACATTGGTGGCAAGAGGTTGTCGTTTATCAGATCTATCCGCGGAGCTTCAAGGACAGCAACGCTGACGGCATCGGCGATATCGCCGGCATGACCGAAAAATTGGACTATCTGGAAAAATTGGGGATCGGGGCGATCTGGATTTCGCCCGTCTACCAGTCGCCGAACGACGACAACGGGTATGATATTTCCGACTACGAAGCCATTCTCGATGAGTTCGGCACTATGGAAGAGATGGAGCATTTCATCACGGAAGCCGACAAGCGCAACATCAGAGTGGTGATGGATCTCGTGGTCAATCACACTTCGGATGAGCACGCCTGGTTCGTCGAAGCAAAAAAGGGCAAAGACAATCCGTACCGCGACTATTACGTCTGGGCTGACCCTGCCACGGACGGCGGCGTGCCGAACGGATTGGGCTCCGCCTTCTCCGGGCCGGCCTGGGAATGGGATGCGGCGAGCGGACAGTACTACCTGCATCTTTTCAGCAAAAAACAGCCGGATCTGAATTGGCAAAATAAGGCCATGCGCCAGGAAATCTACGCGATGATGAACCGTTGGATCGCCAAAGGCATCGGCGGCTTCCGCATGGACGTCATCGACCTGATCGGGAAAATCCCCGAAAAAGGCATCACCGGAAACGGCCCACAGCTGCATGAATTTTTGCAGGAAATGCACGATGCGACTTTCGGCGCCCACGACCTGCTGACCGTCGGCGAAACCTGGGGCGCGACCCCCGAAATCGCCAAACTGTACTCCGCTCCTGAACGCAACGAGCTGTCGATGGTCTTCCAATTCGAACACATCGGCCTGGATCAAAAACCGGACGGCGAAAAATGGGATCTGCAGCCGATGCGGGTGGCCGAACTGAAACGGATTCTGGCGAAATGGCAGACCGAACTCGGGCAGGACGGCTGGAACTCCCTGTTCTGGAACAACCACGATTTGCCGCGGATGCTTTCGCGCTGGGGAAATGACCAGGAATACCGTTCGGAGAGCGCCAAAATGCTGGCGATCCTGTTGCACATGATGAAAGGCACGCCCTACATCTATCAAGGCGAAGAGATCGGCATGACCAATACGCCGATCACTGATATTGCCGAAGCAAGGGACATTGAAACGCTCAATATGTACAACGAGCGCTTGGCGAAAGGCTATTCCGAAGCGGATATCCTGGCTTCGATCAATGCCAAAGGCCGCGACAATGCCCGCCGCCCGATGCAGTGGGACGCTTCTTCGCAGGGCGGATTTACGACAGGCACCCCTTGGATCGCCGTGAATGGAAATTATCCGGCCATCAATGCGGAAGCGGCGTTGGCGGACCCGGATTCGATTTTTTATACCTACCAAAAACTGATCCGCCTGCGCAAAGAGCATCCGATCCTGGTTTGGGGCGATTTCGAGCTGGTCGATACGGTCGACGAAGTCATCAGCTATTACCGTGAATACGAAGGCGAACGCTGGCTGGTCGTGGCCAACTTCTCTGATGCCGCGCAACCGTTCTCGGTTGAGGATGAAATAGTCGAAGTGATCATCCAGAATAACGGGGATGAGATTACCAGTTTTAAGGACCTACAACTGAAGCCTTGGCAAGCTTTCGTGGTGAAGGTGGCAGCATGA
- a CDS encoding alpha-glucosidase: MNGWWKNAVGYQIYPRSFRDANHDGIGDLQGIIEKLPYLQSLGVDFIWLNPVYASPNVDNGYDISDYQDIHPDFGTMADFEELLETAHAAGIKIIMDLVVNHTSDQHPWFLEAKKGKDNPYRDYYLWADASENKLPNAWQSFFGGSTWTYDDDSSQAYFHVFAPEQPDLNWKNPQVREEIYRMIRWWLDLGIDGFRLDAISHIQKEPWDFKISDNPWAPFMNVSGIEVYMQELKEIFDAYPIMTVGEASGVSSKKAVHWTKEDGYLNMIFELEHNVREGQPGAERLNLLGFKKVLSRWQKDLGTNGWNALYVENHDNPRIASILGDESPKSAKAIATMYMLLKGTPFIYQGQEIGMTNFAFESMEQVDAQDSHNLYRLLLDKGSSPEEALRNVTHWTRDHSRTPLQWEGGMFGGFSELLPWMAVNSNASHLNIADQEKDEQSVLSHYKQLIRMRKAQPVYAEGTFELILKNHPQVFAYLRKSDTKQVLVLTNLSRKPCQVDLPTRIANKKWQLLSTNTADMPAVAKRLRMQPYDAWIFEEIG, encoded by the coding sequence ATGAACGGATGGTGGAAAAATGCGGTAGGCTACCAGATCTATCCCCGGAGTTTCCGGGATGCCAACCATGATGGCATCGGCGACCTGCAGGGAATCATCGAAAAACTGCCCTATCTGCAATCGTTGGGCGTGGATTTCATCTGGCTGAACCCAGTTTACGCTTCGCCGAATGTCGACAACGGCTATGACATTTCCGATTATCAGGACATCCATCCCGATTTCGGGACGATGGCCGATTTCGAGGAACTGTTGGAAACAGCCCACGCTGCAGGGATTAAAATCATTATGGATTTGGTCGTGAACCATACAAGCGATCAGCATCCTTGGTTTCTCGAAGCCAAAAAAGGCAAAGACAATCCCTACCGCGATTATTATTTATGGGCGGATGCCTCGGAAAACAAGCTACCGAATGCTTGGCAAAGTTTCTTCGGCGGCTCGACCTGGACTTATGACGACGATTCGAGCCAGGCCTACTTCCATGTCTTCGCACCGGAACAGCCCGATCTGAATTGGAAAAACCCGCAAGTGCGGGAAGAAATCTACCGGATGATCCGCTGGTGGCTGGATTTGGGCATCGACGGCTTCCGTCTGGATGCGATCAGCCATATCCAGAAAGAACCATGGGATTTCAAAATCAGCGACAATCCTTGGGCACCCTTCATGAATGTCTCGGGGATCGAAGTCTATATGCAGGAGCTGAAGGAAATTTTTGATGCCTACCCGATCATGACGGTCGGCGAAGCGAGCGGTGTTTCCAGCAAAAAAGCGGTGCATTGGACCAAAGAAGACGGCTATCTGAACATGATCTTCGAGTTGGAGCATAATGTGCGCGAAGGCCAACCGGGTGCGGAACGGCTCAATCTGTTGGGGTTCAAAAAGGTGCTTTCGCGTTGGCAAAAGGATTTGGGGACGAACGGCTGGAACGCCCTGTACGTGGAGAATCATGACAATCCGCGGATCGCTTCGATTCTGGGGGACGAATCGCCCAAATCCGCCAAAGCGATCGCGACGATGTACATGCTGCTGAAAGGGACGCCCTTCATCTATCAAGGTCAGGAAATCGGCATGACCAATTTCGCGTTCGAATCGATGGAGCAAGTCGACGCCCAGGATTCGCATAATCTCTATCGTCTGTTGTTGGACAAAGGTTCCTCGCCGGAAGAAGCATTGCGGAACGTAACCCATTGGACGCGGGACCATTCGCGCACCCCGTTGCAGTGGGAAGGCGGTATGTTCGGCGGCTTTTCCGAGCTGCTGCCCTGGATGGCAGTGAACAGTAATGCTTCACATCTGAATATCGCCGATCAGGAAAAGGACGAGCAGTCCGTTTTGAGCCATTACAAGCAACTGATCCGAATGCGGAAGGCACAGCCCGTCTATGCCGAGGGAACGTTCGAACTGATTCTGAAAAATCATCCGCAGGTCTTTGCCTATCTACGCAAATCGGACACAAAACAGGTGCTCGTCCTGACAAACCTGAGCCGTAAACCTTGCCAAGTCGATCTGCCGACACGGATTGCCAACAAAAAATGGCAGTTGCTGTCGACCAATACAGCGGACATGCCTGCTGTTGCAAAGCGGCTGCGGATGCAGCCTTACGATGCTTGGATATTTGAGGAAATCGGCTGA
- a CDS encoding DgaE family pyridoxal phosphate-dependent ammonia lyase — protein sequence MTVSYEKFDLKEVINASGRMTILGVSKVSQAVLAAQQYGGEHFFEMEDLSVKVGAYLADLLKAEDAQVVSSASAGIAQSVAGVIGKGSLFHAYHPYAEIITQREIILPKGHNVDYGTPVEVMVQQGGGKVVEAGYANVCTPEHVEMLITADTAALLYVKSHHTVQKSMLTVDEMVAVARKYDLPVIVDAAAEEDLFGYYAAGADLVIYSGAKAIEGPSAGLVVGKKSAIGWVRLQGKGLGRAMKIGKDNILGFAQAVEDYLANGSESGESMKARLVPFIEAVNQIPALQATVVQDSAGREIFRGSVKVTGTISAKEVIRQLKTQNPAIYTREYQANNGIIEFDIRSVNQTEMTKIVQRLREILGE from the coding sequence ATGACGGTCAGTTATGAGAAGTTTGATTTGAAGGAAGTCATCAATGCTTCCGGTCGGATGACGATTTTAGGTGTATCGAAAGTATCGCAAGCTGTTCTGGCTGCCCAACAATATGGGGGAGAACACTTTTTTGAGATGGAAGATTTGTCGGTGAAAGTCGGCGCTTATTTGGCTGATCTGCTCAAAGCGGAAGACGCCCAAGTTGTGTCTTCTGCTTCGGCGGGCATCGCCCAATCCGTGGCAGGAGTCATCGGCAAAGGCAGTTTGTTTCATGCCTACCATCCTTATGCAGAAATAATCACGCAGCGGGAAATCATTTTGCCCAAAGGCCATAATGTGGATTACGGCACGCCGGTTGAAGTCATGGTTCAGCAAGGGGGCGGCAAAGTCGTAGAAGCCGGATATGCAAATGTGTGTACTCCGGAGCATGTGGAAATGTTGATTACCGCGGATACGGCTGCCCTGCTTTATGTCAAAAGCCACCATACCGTGCAGAAAAGCATGCTGACGGTGGACGAAATGGTGGCAGTGGCCCGAAAGTACGACTTGCCGGTGATCGTCGACGCCGCAGCGGAAGAAGATTTGTTCGGCTATTATGCAGCGGGGGCGGACTTGGTGATCTATTCAGGAGCCAAAGCGATTGAAGGCCCGAGTGCCGGACTGGTTGTCGGGAAAAAAAGCGCAATCGGATGGGTGCGACTCCAAGGCAAGGGGCTTGGTCGAGCCATGAAGATCGGCAAAGACAATATTCTGGGGTTTGCCCAAGCCGTTGAAGATTATCTGGCTAACGGCAGCGAAAGCGGAGAATCGATGAAGGCGCGCCTGGTGCCCTTTATTGAAGCGGTCAATCAAATTCCCGCTTTGCAAGCTACTGTCGTTCAGGACAGCGCCGGTCGGGAAATCTTTCGTGGCAGTGTCAAAGTGACGGGGACAATCAGCGCCAAAGAAGTCATCCGGCAGTTGAAAACGCAAAATCCAGCGATCTACACGCGCGAATACCAGGCCAATAACGGCATTATCGAGTTTGATATCCGTTCCGTCAACCAGACCGAAATGACGAAAATTGTCCAGCGATTGCGGGAAATTTTGGGAGAATGA